A genomic segment from Pseudobacteriovorax antillogorgiicola encodes:
- a CDS encoding YceI family protein: MKKIFLSLASSALLLSSSALAGNMDINKAQSKIEWMGKKVIGDSHNGTIDVKSGHLKVDSGKLTGGEIVVNMKSIKNEDVKDPKWNKKLVGHLESADFFATEKHPESKLIITSAKSTGKNKYELQGKLTVRGITKDINKKNSKDSKEVEVKIENVMFDGNKLVATMTFDRTVFDVKYGSSSIFKLAADKVIDDKIKIDATIYTTPANKQSSL, from the coding sequence ATGAAAAAGATATTCCTAAGCTTAGCATCAAGTGCCCTTCTTTTATCCTCATCAGCGCTCGCTGGCAATATGGACATCAACAAAGCTCAGTCAAAAATTGAGTGGATGGGTAAAAAGGTGATCGGTGACAGCCACAATGGGACCATCGATGTTAAGTCGGGGCACCTAAAAGTTGACAGCGGCAAATTAACTGGCGGTGAGATTGTCGTCAACATGAAGTCCATCAAAAACGAAGACGTCAAAGACCCAAAGTGGAATAAGAAATTGGTAGGCCATTTAGAGTCTGCAGACTTTTTTGCCACCGAAAAACACCCAGAGTCAAAATTGATCATCACTTCAGCTAAAAGTACTGGCAAGAATAAGTACGAGTTGCAAGGGAAGCTAACTGTCCGCGGTATCACAAAAGACATCAATAAGAAAAACAGCAAAGACAGTAAAGAAGTTGAAGTTAAGATCGAAAATGTGATGTTCGATGGCAACAAGCTTGTGGCCACCATGACTTTTGATCGCACGGTTTTCGATGTTAAGTATGGTTCTTCTTCAATATTCAAGCTAGCTGCAGATAAGGTTATCGATGACAAAATAAAGATCGATGCCAC